Genomic segment of Corticium candelabrum chromosome 16, ooCorCand1.1, whole genome shotgun sequence:
CGACACCTTACCTAAGAGAACAATCGTCGGGGCGACTTCAACACTTCACGTTTGCTCGCGATTCCGACATATTCGGAATAGGCGACGCATGCAGACAAGAAAGTGTGAATTCCAAACAACGCGTGAAATGCACGTTCTACGACACTTCCAGGAAGGTGTTAGAGAAAGTGCGACTAGAGAAAAGAAAAGCGCGTACGGATGTCAATAGCAACGGACAAGCCAATGATGAGACATTGAATGGTAAAGAGAAGAAGTTGCGGAGACATGTGTCCATTGTCTCTATTGCTGATGTACAGACGTTGGGTGGTGGACCAGGAGAGAGCAGAAGGGAGTTGAGAAGTATGAGTAGACGGGATACTGTTCCTGGCATTCGTGACTTGGCTCTTCGACTTGAGCCTGTGTCACGTTCAGGAGGAAACTGTGATGATGGAGACGTCGAGTTGCATGATTCTGGGTTTTATGAACAGCGGTATGTTTCACTGAAAGAAGAATGTGAAATGACTGATGTGGTCGGTGTGCTTAGTGAGTCCAGCAGAAGGATGGCTCGTTCACCGTTCAACTTATCACCAACTTCCAAGGACGCCACACCAGAGAACTACTTAGAACAACATATCTTGCCCAAACTAGATAGTTTACCAAAAATAGGTGGCGTGTCGTCTCTGATTAGAAAGAGAAGTCAATCTACCTTACAAAGAGAGTCGTTCGACAAAGCCCTAGTGCAAGCCAGACGAAGACTGATAAAGAATGGCTACTTCCCTGGAGTCTACACGACATGTGAGTTCACATTCTCTTACTACAACAAGCTCACCAACTGACACCCTTTGACAACTAATCCAAGAAGGCAAAGACAAAGGTAACTAATAAATTATCAATTAAACAATTGATATTGTAATAAACTttacaaacataaaatatttgTTTAGTATAGATAAATTTGTACTACACTAGTACTTACTGTGTCTTTACTATAGTGTCTAAAGGGCGTTGGAAGCAAATGTAAAGTGTATGGCTAGCATAGTGCTAAGTAGGCATGTTTATAGATTAGCGCAGTACCCCCTTCTTCATGACAAGGTAAAGTGGTATGGCCTAGCGTGTGCTAGGTAGGCGTGTTTATAGATTAGCGCACACTCTCTCTACCGCTGCCATATTCTCGCATGGCTAGTCTTCTTGTGCGTGGACTGCACGATGCTGAGCGTATGTACACACAGCAATTACTACATTTCTAGTAACCCCTAAAAATTTATCTGTACAGACTGCCAACGTAActaaaatatattagttatttaatcagttagccctaaaccggaagtacTCGGTAATGGGCAAATGACAAAAGTCTATTTTCCCAACACCTCTGCTATCAATGACTTTCCAGTGGTGGATCCAGATGGCGACAAGGGGCACTAGGGGGCACTGGGGGCATGGGATGACCGGAAATGTCACATGTCGTAGGAAGCACCATGTGTGAGGGTCACCTCAATGACTTCAATGGACTTGATCATGCTGTATATCAATAAGGCTACTCCACTGGACTTTGGCTATATAGTTTACCGTTATGCTGCAAAACAGCCGAAAAGAATTCTACTAGCAAATCCGCTTGAAGACTCAGAAACTACAGATAGTTATAAGTTGCCCACTTTCAGTTTCTATTTATCATGTCAGACTTGGTATACATCTAGTAAGCATCCAAAACATCTATACATGTCGACGGAGAACTCTGGCTCCGTTTGTGTGTCCAGCAGGTTGTGCCCCCTTCAGTCAGGTTGTGCCCTCTTTAGCCAGGTTGTGCCCCCTTCAGTCTTGTTGTGCCCCCTTCAGTCAGGTTGTGCCCCCTTCAGTCAGGTTGTGCCCCCTTCAGTCAGGTTGTGCCCCCTTCAGTCAGGTTGTGCCCCCTTCAGTCAGGTTGTGCCCCCTTCAGTCAGGTTGTGCCCCTGTAGTCAGGTTGTACCCCTGTGGTCAGGTTGTGCCCCTGTAGTCAGGTTGTGCCCCCTTCAGTCAGATCGTTGCCCCTTCAGTGAGGTTGTGCCCCACTTCAGTCAAGTTCTTCAAACCGTGCCTGCTTTCAGTGATTAAGTAGAAATCATATCTACTCGGCTCTCTTCCTTTCACGTGTGCttcgtgtatgtgtgtgattCTTGATCGCAGTGTCACCGATTTTGTCTGCCCAAGGGCATCACGTGAGTCTCAAAGTGAGGGAGGGGTTCATAAATACAGCTGAACATGTTACGTCATAGAGAacattatatattaattaattaaaaattaattcaaCAAAAATATGGGTCTAATATAGATTTTCAGTAATTACATGGTCAGCGACAGCTAATTGTAAGAAATTGTGTTACGCGAGCTGTCTTTCACAGAGAGCAGCAAATTGTAATACAAGATCATTCACACTACTTTTGGTATTTAGTTGTCAATAGGATGAGAAATCTGGTTTGCTACCTCGAGGAACCGCTGGCAGTGCCAGGTGTATGTCTTTACTCTCATAGCTTAGGCATAACATGTCAAAACTAAGATGTTTTAGACTGCTTGATTCTCAGACAACCCGAGATTAAATagaataataattttaatgaACTATGGACTCGAAAATTGGTGAGCCTACCCTAGCCCTTAGTATGTGACTCCACCCAATTTGTGTTGGACccacagacacaacaaagcccacaaaataaataaataataagtaaatatataaataaataaataaatttaataattttatttatttatttattattatttatttattattatttatttattattatttattttttattatttatttattatttatttatttacttatttctttctatttatttatttaaatattaactaaataaaggaataaatttaataattaaaaataaataaatatttaataattaaaaaataattaacttCCTAGATCGACCATTCATATGCCCAAGCCATCAGACATTCCTTGCCTAAGGCATTCCAATGCACCCGAAATGAAAGCACTAAAAGATTGACTTTCAACAGTCTTGTATAATCTGCACACGAACCAcgcggggacacacacacacacacacacacacacacacacacacacacacacacacctggactACACGAAATCAACCTACAAACCTACCCTCCACATTTCCCCGCAACAATCATTGGCAACGACAACACGAAATCAATTTACCTTTTTTATTTCTACCCAATCTAAACCATAGAGAGTAGCACGTTACGCTTACAAAAAAGCAATGACCGTCCGGCAAATAGCTATTACAAAGTGCTTTCAAATAGAACTATTCAATGCAGTCAAGACAACTATACACATGTTAACACTGAGTCTCCTCTCCTAGCTAGGTGTTCCAATTCATATATACATGTGCACACCACCGAGCTCTGAACGGCCGTAGCAGCTCGAGAAAACACACGAAAATGTGACAAGGCGGATCtccagtctctctctctctctgtttctctaaTTATTTCACAAACGCTTAGATAGTACACTAAATCGAGCATCAAGGCTGTCGCTTCAATGCCTCCTCAGTTTCGGGATCGGGTAACAGTCCACTGTCTCCATAGTTCAAAAGGGTCTTGAGCTCGCCGGCGTCTAACGGTTCGGCAAAGAGAGCGTCGACGAGCCCCTCGGACGTCGTCATTGGTAGTTGAGTGTACTGAGTGTTGACCTGTACCGAACCGATATCCTGTCCCATGGTTGGAATCGAGTCCTGCCGCATGTCACAAGAAACATCACCAACTGGAAGTGTGGGCATAATGCCTCCACTATATACCTGACTGTATTGCGTGTTGTAGCCCAGGCCGTATGACGGACTGTTGTACCCGGATGATAATACGTTGCTGCCTGACGGACTCTGCATCTGTTGTAGTTGATCCGAATTGTTACTGCTTCGTCCGCCATGATGCGTGTGAGCGTTGACAATGACTTGATTGCCAGGAAATCCACCCGGGACTTGATGATTTTGCGCGTCGGCGATGACCTGTTGATGATACGAGTCGGCCGACGTTGCGACATTCATCGCATTGAACTTCTGCTGCAAAACGGCAGTTTGCTGAAAACAAATGCAACCCATGTACAAGCCGATCTCTACACTGTATCGTGTTCTCTACCATCCCCACTCAAGCCACACGTATATTACGCGTGCGGTGCGGTGTGGTGCGGTGCGGTGcggtgcggtgtgtgtgtgtgtgtgtgtgtgtgtgtgtgtgtgtgtgtgtgtgtgtcacataaTCCCACCAACACAGATTTCAAGTGTACGTACAGCAATACCTGACAGTAACATTTATACGTAACGTTCACAACCGGCTTACATAAAAtgcatacacacgtgccaACATCACAACACCAGTGTTGAGCAATACCACAATATATCAGATTTTGATGATATTTCAAGGGCTCAGTCGGTTTCACGAGTGCAACATGATATATCGCGTCAAGTTTGTATGGGTATCCGAGGTCCTCTCACATGTTTCACACATACACGTCGTGAAGCACGCACAAACAGCCCTGTCCACAATACGTTCACTAGACAACTGCCCAGAATCAACGCCAGCGTCATGTCCTCAGATTTTGTTACAAAAGCAAAAGTGACATCACCAGTCTGGCAGTACTTTCAAGTTTGGGTTGGAGAGCAAAGACACGGCAAGCCCAGGTCAACAGACACAGTGAGCAATATCTCGAGCTTGCCATAGGAAAGTGTCTTGCAAACTGGTGGAGTTTGCCGCAGCTGTCAATGCTAGCTACAAATACCTAGCCATTTGTGCCAGCAGTGCAGGTTCAGAGCGGCTGTTCAGCACATTAGGGAACGTTGTCACTCGTAGACATAACCGACTGAAACCAGATCTGTACATGTTAGTGTTTTTGTCCAGAAAGCTCCACCCCAACTGTAGGTAAGAGTCCCGTATGTGAGATGACGCACATCTTTGCAGGATCAATGGAGTTATTGTGAGGATACCAAGATGCAAATTTGGTGTTGCAATAGTCAATATATCGTGATATTGTTGATGGGCTGACAAAACTATCGTGGGTGAATTTTTCTGATATTGCCCAACACTGAACAACATACTGTAGAGCACGTACATAAACCCACCTTGTGCAGTGTATGACAAATCGTCCCATCTCTAAGTAGTCTCTGGGCAACCATACATCAAAGTCTTATACCGCCTCTACACTAGACGATTTGACTCAAGTCAAATTGGCTCAAGCCTGGCCCGTGCTAATTTAGCATGATTGGTGGCGTGTTTAGACTATCCGGGCTAACTGGAAGTTGTGGTGCGTTTGGCATGCTTGCACAAGCGCATGAAGATGttactgttttgtttctaATCCTATTTTGTTGATTCCGACGCAAAACCTTTCTAAAAGATTCTTTGACATGTTCATCAGAGTCTTCAAGGTTGTGACAAGAAATATGGGAATACGCAGAGGGAAATGTATACTACTCTATATGTATTGTTGCCCAGTAACACAAAAATATGTAACACTGGTTAGGTTTAGCTCGAGCCTGGCCCTATGGTTTAGCTCGAGCCAACATTGTTTACACGGGGCCAAATTAGCACGGGCCAGTTTGGCTCGAGTCAAATCGTCTAGTGTAAGCCGGTATTAGTTTCCTGGTCTAATGTTACTCTGGTT
This window contains:
- the LOC134192492 gene encoding uncharacterized protein LOC134192492, which codes for MPVGTRSEPLDLKDIRKEQRRCAALLGYNKTWRLTSTSRVSNKACKQARYYDTKRTVVPLNSPTTPYLREQSSGRLQHFTFARDSDIFGIGDACRQESVNSKQRVKCTFYDTSRKVLEKVRLEKRKARTDVNSNGQANDETLNGKEKKLRRHVSIVSIADVQTLGGGPGESRRELRSMSRRDTVPGIRDLALRLEPVSRSGGNCDDGDVELHDSGFYEQRYVSLKEECEMTDVVGVLSESSRRMARSPFNLSPTSKDATPENYLEQHILPKLDSLPKIGGVSSLIRKRSQSTLQRESFDKALVQARRRLIKNGYFPGVYTTCEFTFSYYNKLTN